From Cellulophaga lytica DSM 7489, a single genomic window includes:
- a CDS encoding HPF/RaiA family ribosome-associated protein: protein MNINFHYDGVTASNRLEILAAKKIDKLLNKYDFIVSADIFFKKENTSSPEKGKVIGVRLSAPGPRLFSESSEASYEAAITSSIDDLSRQLEKRKAKMKTH, encoded by the coding sequence ATGAACATAAACTTTCACTACGATGGTGTTACTGCAAGTAACCGTTTGGAAATATTAGCCGCAAAAAAAATTGATAAACTTTTAAACAAGTATGATTTTATTGTAAGTGCAGACATTTTTTTTAAAAAAGAGAATACATCTTCTCCTGAAAAAGGAAAAGTAATTGGTGTAAGGTTAAGCGCTCCTGGACCTAGATTATTTTCAGAATCTAGTGAGGCGTCTTATGAAGCCGCAATTACATCTAGTATAGATGATTTAAGCAGACAATTAGAAAAGAGAAAAGCTAAAATGAAAACACATTAA
- a CDS encoding alpha-ketoacid dehydrogenase subunit alpha/beta, with product MEFNNETISSEEQLLLYKRMIKPRLIEEKMLILLRQGKISKWFSGIGQEAIAVGVTSALQKNEYILPMHRNLGVFTTRDIPLYRLFSQWQGKANGFTKGRDRSFHFGTQEFNIVGMISHLGPQLGVADGIALANKLKDNSKVTAVFTGEGATSEGDFHEALNVAAVWQLPVLFCIENNGYGLSTPTKEQYYCEHLVDKGIGYGIESHQIDGNNILEVYGKVTKLCESIRKNPRPILIEFLTFRMRGHEEASGTAYVPNSLLDEWAKKDPIANYEAFLKNNNILTDDLIATIKADFKAEINDNLQVAFDEPAITSTIENELNDVYKPFNFKAITPTDNVKNIRLVDAISEGLKQAMDKYENLVIMGQDVAEYGGVFKITEGFVAEFGTERVRNTPICESAIVSTAMGLSINGHKAVVEMQFADFVSSGFNPIVNLLAKSHYRWAEKADVVVRMPCGGGVGAGPFHSQTNEAWFTKTPGLKVVYPAFPYDAKGLLATAIEDPNPVLFFEHKALYRSVYQDVPEGYYTLPIGKASLIKEGTAVTIVSYGAGVHWALESLENTPEISADLIDLRTLTPLDKEAIYTSVKKTGRIIILQEDSMFGGIASDISAMVIEDCFEYLDAPVKRVASIETPIPFAKDLETKYQPKQRFITELKKLLAY from the coding sequence ATGGAATTCAATAACGAAACAATTTCTTCAGAAGAACAGTTATTACTGTACAAACGTATGATAAAGCCACGTTTAATTGAAGAAAAAATGCTTATTTTATTGCGTCAGGGCAAAATTTCTAAGTGGTTTAGTGGTATTGGCCAGGAGGCCATTGCTGTTGGCGTAACTAGTGCCTTACAAAAAAACGAATATATTCTTCCTATGCACCGTAATTTAGGGGTGTTTACAACAAGGGACATTCCTTTATATAGGTTATTTTCTCAGTGGCAAGGAAAAGCAAACGGGTTTACTAAGGGTAGAGATCGTAGTTTTCATTTTGGAACACAAGAATTTAATATTGTTGGGATGATATCTCACCTTGGTCCGCAATTAGGTGTAGCAGACGGTATTGCTTTGGCAAATAAGTTAAAAGATAATAGCAAGGTAACAGCTGTATTTACAGGAGAAGGCGCTACCAGCGAAGGTGATTTTCACGAGGCTTTAAACGTTGCTGCTGTATGGCAATTACCTGTTTTATTTTGTATTGAAAACAACGGCTACGGCTTATCTACACCAACTAAAGAACAATATTACTGTGAACATCTTGTAGATAAAGGTATAGGTTACGGCATAGAGTCTCACCAAATAGATGGTAACAATATATTAGAGGTTTACGGTAAAGTAACTAAATTGTGTGAGAGTATTAGAAAAAATCCTAGACCCATATTAATAGAATTTTTAACTTTTAGAATGCGTGGTCATGAAGAGGCTAGTGGCACTGCTTATGTACCAAATTCATTGTTAGATGAATGGGCAAAAAAAGATCCAATAGCTAATTACGAAGCTTTTTTAAAAAATAATAACATTTTAACAGATGATTTAATTGCAACCATAAAGGCAGATTTTAAAGCTGAAATTAATGACAATTTACAAGTTGCTTTTGATGAACCAGCAATAACATCTACCATAGAAAACGAATTAAATGATGTGTACAAACCATTTAATTTTAAAGCTATTACACCTACAGATAACGTTAAAAACATACGATTGGTTGATGCCATATCTGAAGGCTTAAAGCAAGCTATGGATAAGTATGAAAACCTTGTTATTATGGGGCAAGATGTAGCAGAATATGGCGGTGTTTTTAAAATTACTGAAGGTTTTGTAGCAGAGTTTGGAACAGAACGGGTACGCAATACTCCAATTTGTGAATCTGCAATTGTATCTACAGCAATGGGGTTATCTATTAACGGGCACAAAGCTGTTGTAGAAATGCAATTTGCAGATTTTGTAAGTAGTGGTTTTAATCCTATTGTAAACTTGTTAGCTAAATCTCATTACAGATGGGCAGAAAAAGCAGATGTAGTGGTGCGTATGCCATGTGGTGGCGGTGTGGGAGCAGGGCCATTTCATTCACAAACAAATGAAGCTTGGTTTACAAAAACACCAGGTTTAAAAGTAGTTTACCCAGCTTTTCCTTATGATGCTAAAGGATTGTTAGCAACAGCAATAGAAGATCCAAATCCGGTTTTATTTTTTGAACACAAAGCACTGTACAGGAGCGTTTACCAAGATGTTCCAGAAGGTTATTATACTTTACCAATTGGAAAAGCAAGCCTAATTAAAGAAGGTACTGCAGTAACTATTGTTAGTTATGGAGCTGGTGTGCATTGGGCATTAGAAAGTTTAGAAAACACACCAGAAATTAGTGCAGACCTAATAGACTTAAGAACTTTAACTCCTTTAGATAAAGAAGCTATTTATACATCTGTTAAAAAAACAGGCCGAATTATAATTTTACAAGAAGATAGTATGTTTGGAGGCATAGCTAGTGATATATCTGCAATGGTTATAGAAGACTGTTTTGAGTATTTAGATGCACCAGTAAAGCGTGTAGCAAGTATAGAAACCCCAATACCTTTTGCAAAAGACTTAGAAACAAAATACCAACCAAAACAAAGGTTTATTACAGAATTAAAAAAACTGTTAGCATACTAA
- a CDS encoding isopenicillin N synthase family dioxygenase — MSSIPSVNLQEFLSDDKTQKEKFIKEIGSAFENIGFVALSGHFLSDELVADLYEEIKIFFNQPQELKDSYEIEGIGGQRGYTSFGKEHAKGKKEGDLKEFWHFGQYVENDPKLEAEYPDNVIVKEQPKFNAVGKETFKMLEKTAKYVLRALALHLNLEETYFDDYIKNGNSILRPIHYPPIKDEPKNAVRAAAHGDINLITLLMGAHGKGLQVKNHNGEWVDAIARPDQLMINVGDMLSRLTNNKLKSTIHQVVNPPKELWGTSRYSIPFFMHPVSEMPLNCLENCVDENNPKQFDDITAGEFLHERLIELGLIKK; from the coding sequence ATGAGTTCTATTCCAAGTGTCAATTTACAGGAATTTTTATCTGACGACAAGACACAAAAAGAAAAGTTTATCAAGGAAATTGGTAGTGCTTTTGAAAACATAGGTTTTGTTGCCTTAAGTGGCCACTTTTTATCTGATGAGTTAGTGGCAGATTTATATGAAGAAATTAAAATCTTTTTTAATCAGCCTCAAGAATTAAAAGACAGCTATGAAATTGAAGGTATTGGCGGTCAGCGTGGCTATACTTCTTTTGGTAAGGAGCACGCTAAAGGTAAAAAAGAAGGAGATTTAAAAGAATTTTGGCATTTTGGACAGTACGTAGAAAATGATCCTAAATTAGAAGCAGAATACCCAGACAATGTTATTGTAAAAGAGCAACCAAAATTTAATGCTGTTGGTAAAGAAACATTTAAAATGTTAGAAAAAACAGCTAAATATGTGCTTAGAGCACTTGCTTTACACTTAAATTTAGAAGAAACTTATTTTGATGATTACATTAAAAACGGTAATTCTATTTTAAGACCTATACATTACCCACCTATTAAAGATGAGCCTAAAAATGCAGTACGTGCAGCAGCTCACGGAGATATTAACCTTATTACATTGTTAATGGGGGCACATGGTAAAGGTTTGCAAGTTAAAAACCACAATGGTGAATGGGTAGATGCTATTGCACGCCCAGATCAGTTAATGATTAATGTAGGTGATATGTTGTCTAGACTAACAAATAACAAATTAAAATCTACCATACACCAAGTTGTTAATCCGCCTAAAGAGCTTTGGGGAACTTCTCGTTACTCTATTCCATTTTTTATGCACCCAGTTAGTGAAATGCCGCTAAATTGCTTAGAAAATTGTGTAGATGAAAATAACCCTAAACAGTTTGATGATATTACTGCTGGTGAATTTTTACACGAAAGATTAATAGAATTAGGACTTATTAAAAAGTAA